The proteins below come from a single Acidobacteriota bacterium genomic window:
- a CDS encoding transposase, giving the protein MVQRFGRALNLNVHLHALVLDGVFTHADGVVRFHPVARLTSADVMARIARRDDADAKRADVDEDAPCATGARAGGYRWAELMRRTFGADVLACLRCGGRLRLVALIEQASVIQHILRHLGLPTEVPEPCPARAPPRLLETNDDHDQRAPDVDAVW; this is encoded by the coding sequence GTGGTCCAGCGTTTCGGCCGCGCGTTGAACCTGAACGTCCATCTGCACGCCCTCGTGCTGGACGGTGTGTTCACGCACGCCGACGGCGTCGTGCGGTTCCACCCGGTGGCGCGTCTGACGAGCGCGGACGTGATGGCGCGGATCGCGCGGCGCGACGATGCCGACGCGAAACGGGCGGACGTGGACGAGGACGCACCCTGCGCGACAGGCGCGCGGGCGGGCGGATACCGATGGGCTGAACTGATGCGCCGAACGTTCGGGGCGGACGTGTTGGCGTGCCTCCGCTGCGGCGGGCGACTGCGTCTTGTGGCGTTGATCGAGCAGGCGTCAGTGATCCAGCACATCCTGCGTCACCTCGGCCTCCCGACCGAGGTTCCGGAGCCGTGCCCGGCCCGTGCGCCACCTCGACTCCTCGAGACGAACGACGACCACGACCAAAGAGCCCCCGACGTCGACGCCGTCTGGTGA
- a CDS encoding ATP-binding protein, with protein sequence MTDYRARVVDTELKRRMRVMGAVLIDGPKAVGKTRTASQVAETVLRLDVDPVARAALETAPEQLFERPTPILFDEWQDTPALWNHVRRAVDDRGEKGLYLLTGSATPRDTARMHSGAGRIARLRMRPMSLFESGHSDGSVSLAALLNGDEVSGSTNTLTVPQLLERIVIGGWPEITDWDEADARDWLADYLRNLAEKDVPDLGTRRNPQNIARLLASLARAVGTPLNRSELEVEVGGAGGQIASETLARYLDALERLMLVEPLPAWRPHMRSRTRLRTTPVHHFVDPSIGTVALGVGTPGLLADLNAAGFHFESLALRDLRVYSQALGATLSSWRDTQTNKEVDAVLELPNGRWAAFEFKLGEAAADAAAESLEHFAGKVDTARHGDPVALVVVTGGRFTMRRADGVTVVPLSVLGP encoded by the coding sequence ATGACCGACTACCGCGCACGTGTCGTCGACACCGAGCTCAAACGACGCATGCGAGTGATGGGCGCGGTGCTCATTGACGGCCCGAAGGCGGTCGGAAAGACCAGGACCGCGTCGCAAGTCGCTGAGACCGTTCTCCGCCTCGATGTCGATCCGGTCGCACGGGCGGCGCTGGAGACCGCCCCGGAGCAGTTGTTCGAGCGCCCGACGCCGATCCTGTTCGATGAGTGGCAGGACACGCCGGCGCTGTGGAATCACGTCCGGCGCGCCGTTGATGACCGCGGCGAGAAGGGCCTCTATCTGTTGACCGGCTCGGCGACGCCACGCGATACCGCAAGGATGCATTCCGGAGCGGGTCGAATCGCGCGTCTGCGCATGCGGCCCATGTCGCTCTTTGAGTCGGGCCACTCCGACGGCTCCGTCAGCCTCGCCGCGCTTCTCAACGGTGACGAGGTCAGCGGCAGCACGAACACACTCACCGTGCCGCAGCTCCTGGAGCGCATCGTCATCGGCGGTTGGCCCGAGATCACGGACTGGGACGAAGCAGACGCGCGGGACTGGCTGGCGGACTACTTGCGGAACCTCGCGGAAAAGGATGTACCCGATCTCGGAACGCGCAGGAATCCCCAGAACATTGCGCGGCTGCTTGCCTCACTCGCGCGGGCCGTCGGCACGCCCCTCAACCGTTCCGAACTGGAGGTCGAGGTTGGTGGCGCTGGTGGGCAGATCGCATCCGAGACACTCGCTCGCTACCTCGACGCACTGGAGCGCCTCATGCTCGTCGAACCGCTGCCCGCCTGGCGACCGCACATGCGATCGCGGACTCGACTTCGCACGACGCCGGTCCATCACTTCGTCGATCCATCGATCGGAACGGTGGCTCTTGGCGTCGGCACGCCCGGGTTGCTTGCTGACCTGAACGCCGCCGGCTTCCACTTCGAGTCGCTCGCGCTGCGCGACCTGCGCGTTTACAGCCAGGCTCTGGGCGCCACCCTGTCATCGTGGCGCGACACACAGACGAACAAAGAGGTCGATGCGGTGCTCGAGTTGCCGAACGGCAGGTGGGCCGCATTCGAGTTCAAGCTCGGCGAGGCCGCGGCCGATGCCGCCGCCGAGTCTCTCGAGCACTTCGCGGGAAAGGTCGACACAGCCAGGCACGGTGACCCTGTGGCGCTTGTGGTCGTGACTGGCGGCCGTTTCACCATGCGCCGCGCGGACGGCGTCACTGTCGTACCGCTGTCCGTGCTCGGTCCATAG
- a CDS encoding acyltransferase family protein — protein sequence MPTSTASSRARVAAIDILRGITVLWVAAMHFYIDTRGVPGPDATASAAWAAASAGRFADLAAIVARSMVGLPGFRLDILLFVTGLVLSMSRPSTARNFAWRRARSILPNYWLGSLLVAGWLLALAGLRAFLYDSPFDVERHHGTLLAHAPYVFEWGDLLRSLSVVGRFGDPRTMQVVAPSLWYLVLVAQVYVVFPAMRRLMVRLGAVRFLLAATAFTCVARALAFSVPLVPTFDPNATVICFLPFRLFSPALGMVAAGWMDRISWQPRSAIVAAAAVGGGGLLLAASWLGAQMNEPGTWLGVFGPILPLTASLPGLWAAVVLTLRWRPACVALAWTGHRSLSALVVQDVLRFATGTMLVLVGGPLVASTTWWALLFYLGAVMVLTALWDPIQRAATDRWWPQPAPVPVTKAAAA from the coding sequence GTGCCGACGTCCACCGCGTCCTCCCGCGCTCGCGTCGCCGCCATCGACATCCTCCGCGGTATTACCGTGTTGTGGGTCGCGGCGATGCACTTCTACATCGACACGCGAGGCGTGCCAGGCCCGGACGCCACCGCGTCGGCCGCGTGGGCTGCCGCGAGCGCCGGCCGGTTCGCGGACCTCGCGGCCATCGTCGCGCGCTCGATGGTCGGCCTCCCGGGGTTCCGGCTCGACATCCTGCTGTTTGTCACCGGCCTCGTCCTGTCGATGTCGCGACCGTCGACGGCCAGGAACTTCGCGTGGCGGCGGGCCCGCAGCATTCTGCCCAACTACTGGCTCGGCAGCCTGCTCGTCGCCGGATGGCTCCTGGCGCTGGCCGGCCTCCGCGCCTTCCTGTACGACTCGCCGTTCGACGTGGAGCGGCATCATGGGACGCTGCTGGCGCACGCCCCGTACGTGTTCGAGTGGGGGGATCTGCTCCGCTCGCTGTCGGTCGTCGGCCGATTTGGCGATCCGCGGACCATGCAGGTGGTGGCACCGTCGCTCTGGTACCTCGTGCTGGTGGCACAGGTGTACGTGGTGTTCCCCGCGATGCGTCGCTTGATGGTGCGGCTGGGCGCCGTCCGGTTCCTGCTCGCGGCCACGGCGTTCACGTGTGTGGCCCGGGCGCTGGCCTTCTCCGTCCCGCTCGTCCCGACGTTCGACCCCAACGCCACGGTGATCTGCTTCCTGCCGTTTCGTCTCTTCTCGCCGGCGCTGGGCATGGTCGCGGCCGGCTGGATGGACCGGATATCGTGGCAGCCGCGCTCGGCCATCGTGGCCGCCGCCGCCGTGGGTGGCGGAGGCCTGCTGCTCGCGGCGTCATGGCTGGGGGCGCAGATGAACGAGCCCGGAACGTGGCTGGGCGTGTTCGGTCCGATCCTGCCGTTGACCGCCTCGCTGCCCGGACTGTGGGCGGCGGTCGTCCTGACCCTGCGCTGGCGCCCGGCGTGCGTCGCACTCGCGTGGACCGGGCATCGGTCGCTTTCGGCGCTCGTCGTTCAGGATGTCCTGCGCTTCGCCACGGGCACCATGCTCGTGCTCGTCGGCGGCCCGCTGGTGGCGTCGACGACGTGGTGGGCGCTGCTGTTCTATCTCGGCGCGGTCATGGTCCTGACCGCACTCTGGGATCCGATCCAGCGGGCCGCGACGGATCGCTGGTGGCCGCAGCCGGCTCCCGTTCCGGTGACCAAGGCCGCTGCCGCCTGA
- a CDS encoding tetratricopeptide repeat protein, with translation MTRAILSFALAGVVLVAPVHAQTPAATVVRQPEATSLLGTPLFPPVPIPNEAKLLDDLRLAQSVANTTTPEAIIWIGRRQAYLWRYAAAIATFTDGIRRYPDDARMYRHRGHRYITTRQFDKARADFERAAALIRNTADSIEPDGAPNPAGQPRSTLHFNIWYHLGLTYYLQGDFAKALDAYTQCMAVSTNDDSIVATSDWMWMTLMRLGRKDEAARVLARITPRMDILENGSYHRRLLMYKGLDTPDALLDPAGADATTIATQGYGVGNYYLVMGDRERARRTFTQVIAGSGWNAFGYIAAEADLARMR, from the coding sequence ATGACGCGAGCCATCCTCTCGTTCGCACTCGCCGGTGTCGTGCTCGTCGCGCCGGTGCATGCGCAGACGCCAGCCGCGACGGTCGTACGCCAGCCTGAGGCGACGTCGCTCCTCGGCACGCCGCTGTTTCCGCCCGTTCCCATCCCGAACGAAGCGAAGCTGCTCGACGACCTGCGGCTCGCGCAGTCGGTGGCCAACACCACCACGCCTGAGGCCATCATCTGGATCGGCCGCCGCCAGGCGTATCTCTGGCGCTACGCCGCCGCCATCGCCACGTTCACCGACGGCATCAGGCGCTACCCGGACGATGCGCGGATGTACAGGCATCGCGGCCATCGCTACATCACGACGCGACAGTTCGACAAGGCGCGCGCCGACTTCGAACGCGCCGCGGCCCTGATCCGCAACACCGCCGACAGCATCGAACCCGATGGCGCGCCGAACCCCGCGGGCCAGCCGCGCAGCACGCTGCACTTCAACATCTGGTATCACCTCGGGCTCACCTATTACCTGCAGGGCGACTTCGCGAAGGCCCTCGACGCCTACACGCAGTGCATGGCGGTCTCCACCAACGACGACTCGATCGTCGCCACGAGCGACTGGATGTGGATGACGCTGATGCGGCTGGGACGGAAAGACGAGGCCGCGCGCGTGCTGGCGCGCATCACGCCGAGGATGGACATCCTGGAGAACGGCTCGTACCATCGGCGCCTGCTGATGTACAAGGGGCTCGACACGCCAGACGCGTTGCTCGATCCCGCCGGCGCCGACGCGACGACGATCGCCACGCAGGGCTACGGCGTGGGCAACTACTACCTGGTCATGGGCGATCGCGAGCGGGCCCGCCGGACGTTCACGCAGGTGATCGCCGGCAGCGGCTGGAACGCGTTCGGCTACATCGCCGCCGAAGCCGACCTCGCGCGCATGCGATGA
- a CDS encoding CocE/NonD family hydrolase yields the protein MLVTTMLFAQGEAPAMERILIDHHKAIRLRDGVTVYADVYRPARDGRFPAIVVRTPYGVQRENVGVHDRLIQLARLGYAVVNTDVRGRYESDGQWDPFRFEARDGYDVVEWAAKQPWSTGKVAMQGGSYLGHVQWATLGERPPSLVAAFPAVASTNLYANWITQGGAFHLAFNFGWGVVRMPYRIMQPQLYFTGPDSAPELRYEHLLRHLPLETMDEVAFQHPVKHWRDWLAHDSYDAYWKAVSDEEKFAKVNVPVMTQGGWFDIFLPGTIDGFVGVRAKGANERARSLTRMVIGPWGHGPSRKYGDLDFGPDAERTLFQYEQRWHDFHMKGIRNGVDTDPPVQIFYMGINKWRGEQDWPIPGTTSARWYLQPGGGLSPIQPSSADGSTTYRYDPNDPVPTTGGNNCCGSPTIAGPVNQAPLDGRKDIARFTSDVLKEPVTLAGKVTMDLHASTDGKDTDWMVKLIDVHPDGKAYPMAEGILRARFRDGLDKPSLLTPGQAYRYTVDLIGTAVVFQPGHRIRVDITSSNFPQFDRNLNTGDPLGKGTMPRVAQQTIHHSSARPSAIVLPLVRPF from the coding sequence ATGCTCGTCACCACGATGTTGTTCGCGCAGGGTGAGGCACCCGCCATGGAACGCATCCTGATCGATCACCACAAGGCGATCCGCCTGCGCGACGGCGTGACCGTCTACGCGGACGTCTATCGCCCCGCGCGCGACGGACGCTTTCCGGCGATCGTGGTGCGCACACCGTACGGCGTGCAGCGCGAGAACGTCGGCGTCCACGATCGGCTGATCCAACTCGCGCGTCTCGGCTACGCCGTGGTCAACACCGACGTGCGCGGGCGCTACGAGAGCGACGGGCAGTGGGATCCCTTCCGCTTCGAAGCCAGGGACGGCTACGACGTCGTCGAGTGGGCCGCGAAGCAGCCGTGGTCCACGGGCAAGGTGGCCATGCAGGGCGGCAGCTATCTCGGGCACGTGCAGTGGGCGACACTCGGCGAACGGCCGCCGAGCCTCGTGGCGGCGTTCCCCGCCGTGGCGTCGACGAACCTCTACGCCAACTGGATCACGCAGGGTGGCGCGTTCCACCTGGCGTTCAACTTCGGGTGGGGCGTGGTGCGTATGCCGTATCGCATCATGCAGCCGCAGTTGTACTTCACGGGTCCGGATTCCGCGCCCGAACTGCGCTACGAGCATCTGCTCAGGCACCTGCCGCTCGAGACGATGGACGAAGTCGCCTTCCAGCATCCGGTGAAGCACTGGCGCGACTGGCTGGCGCACGACAGCTACGACGCGTACTGGAAAGCGGTGAGCGACGAGGAGAAGTTCGCGAAAGTCAACGTGCCGGTGATGACGCAGGGCGGATGGTTCGACATCTTCCTGCCCGGCACGATCGACGGCTTCGTGGGCGTTCGCGCGAAGGGCGCCAACGAGCGGGCGCGTTCGCTCACGCGCATGGTGATCGGCCCCTGGGGGCACGGCCCGTCGCGCAAGTACGGAGATCTCGACTTCGGGCCCGACGCGGAGCGCACGCTGTTCCAGTACGAACAGCGCTGGCACGACTTTCACATGAAGGGGATCCGGAACGGCGTGGACACCGATCCGCCCGTGCAGATCTTCTACATGGGGATCAACAAGTGGCGCGGCGAGCAGGACTGGCCCATCCCGGGCACGACGTCGGCGCGCTGGTACCTGCAGCCTGGCGGCGGGCTCTCGCCCATCCAGCCCTCGTCAGCCGACGGTTCGACGACGTATCGGTACGACCCGAACGATCCGGTGCCGACAACGGGTGGCAACAACTGCTGTGGCTCGCCCACGATCGCCGGCCCGGTCAATCAGGCGCCGCTCGACGGCCGCAAGGACATCGCACGCTTCACGAGCGACGTGTTGAAGGAACCCGTCACGCTGGCCGGCAAGGTGACGATGGATCTGCACGCCTCGACCGACGGGAAGGACACCGACTGGATGGTGAAGCTCATCGACGTCCATCCCGACGGCAAGGCCTACCCGATGGCGGAAGGCATCCTGCGCGCGCGCTTCCGCGACGGGCTCGACAAGCCCTCGCTGCTCACGCCGGGGCAGGCGTATCGCTACACCGTGGATCTGATCGGCACGGCGGTGGTGTTCCAGCCCGGCCACCGCATAAGGGTAGACATCACGTCCAGCAACTTCCCGCAGTTCGATCGCAACCTGAACACGGGAGATCCCCTGGGCAAGGGCACCATGCCGCGCGTGGCGCAGCAGACGATCCATCACTCGTCGGCGCGTCCGAGCGCCATCGTGTTGCCACTGGTCAGGCCCTT